The region ctgttttggggATTTCAGACTTTCCCCATtcatgtagataggagctgtactttcatgccgATTTTATTCTTAGAAAATCGCTGCCCGGGAGCGTTCCCAAGATGgctgccaagtggactgacttgccttgaaagggactttgctcTTAAGCTTTGTTAGAACCAGTTACGGTgtgaaaaaaaggcaaaaaacaaataaataaagcaacTTCCATTGTAAAGGGCGTTACAGCAATTTGTAGCAACAAAATGACCTTAAGTCATTTTCAGTGAGTTGGCTATAAGCAGTGACAATGAGTGACAGTGAACACTGACAGTGCAACAAAGTTAAGCAGAGTTTAACTTTGCATAAATAAGCAGCGTTGTGATGTGGCGACCACCAGTGTACTACCAACTAACTGTATGTCGACTGGGTGCGATCCAATCGAGAAGAAtatagctccaaaaaggggcggaagctccaaaccgccatatagggagccccttacctaaacctttccctaaccttaaccgtaaGTGGATGTAAtgccccttttggagttggcgcaaccccctttggGGTAACCCCTCCCTCTTTTAGAGATTCTGctcccatttggaggtctctggcctgcagctatacctacttgatcTGATCTGGAATGCAGAAAAAagaagtatacccgggcctttattggtccaaaatcctgctccacatagaTGTATATTAAAAATcttattctgattggctgtgattgtcgAGCAGCTTTTTTGCTCTCAATGTGGAAAGATAAATTGCTTGTCGCTTTAAACTTGTGCTGCCCGATAAAGTGATAAAACCTTCACTTCAATGCAAATCTGAGTGTTTGCCCTAACCAGTTGCGATGCACACTAATTAACAGTTGCTTGGTTTTTACTTCTATCGCGTCGTGCTGGGTAGACACACCCACACTGGAGTCTCATTGGTCCAAACTCCACATTGCTGTagacatcaaatatgttctgattggctgttattGCGTCGCGCCGTGCAGCAGTTTCCCTTTCAGTTATGAATTTGTTGCTGGAAGAGGCAAGAGATCACGTGATGTGGGGGTGCAGGACTGCAGGTTATGAATCTACCCCAAATCATGACGTGTCAGAAAACCTGTAAATTCATGGCCAGAGGTGTATATAACCTGTGCTATAAacaagtgttgggtaagttactctaaaaaagtaattaattactaactactaattacatcttctacagtgtaattagattactgtactagtactgtctgaaaagtaactgcattacttatcactaattactttctaaaaccctgatcatcctcgaccagatgaaaatacaaggatagacgtgaaactgttcttttaattctttcaaataaatcatataaaatcaaataaattattcatgaactgaccaaagaatttaagggggcggcgttaaattagaaaacatatattttaacattagacgttaaatttcgattttaaattcactattgtttatatagaattgttcaatagtctatacagtatttaacacaattacataggaaagtaactgtaattaaattactgacaaattaagagtaatcccttactttactttttttttcaatgaaaatgtaatttcattacagtaattaattacttagtaatgcattacacccaacactggctatAAATACCCTTCTGTTTTGAGTGTTTGTATCGGGTTTCTTCCGTACCTCCTCCACCGAGCTCCAGGACATCCCGCGTGCGGCGAGTCCGATCCGCAGCTCGTTCACATCGATCCGTCCGTCCTTGTTCAAATCCAGCTGCTCGAAGAGCTCGGCCCATAGCCGCTCGCGTTCGGGATCGACCCCACTGTCCTGGCATCGCGCCCGGGTCCAGCCCGAGCGGCACCCGCGCTGTCCCATGATCATTATGTCCACGCGCAGTCACGAAAGGAGAGGCATTGGCACGAAGAAAGCCCTCAGCGCACCGCGCGGAAGAAGGTACCGAGCGATCTGCGTGCCAAACGAAGAGCAGAGGTCAAAAAGGAGCTTTTAGCTAAATAAAAGCCCCCCAGTGCAATGCGGTATTGAAGTATCAGCCGGTCCGAACTGAGCAAAAGGCAATTGGCTTCATGCATGAGCTGAAAATGTCAAAGACTTGCGCGATTGTGAGTGTCCGTGGGCAGAGAGACGCAGCTCACGTGCATGTCGAAAACTGAAGTACTGCAGTGAACCAATACAACAAAGGCTTCAGATTACACCTCCAGCTCGCCTCGGTCCTAAAGCAAATACAGACAAATAGTGTTGAATGTGCGTGATCAGGCCTAATCTGATCTGTTTAGCTGCCACTTTACCATTGAGAAtatgacaaacaaataaaatcagCCTGTCATAACAAACCAAGAGCTGTCTCACAAGGGTCATTTCGATGTTTAGTTTTGATTCAGACTGGCTCATGAAGTCATTTCCTGGCAGTTCATAAAGAAATTGGAAGGTTTAAGAGGGGGAAGTGGATTTGGATTTATTAGAGTACACAATGTACAGTGTCTGCAGTGCATCCGAAATCACTCCCTATTCCCAATATAGTGCAGTGCACCATGTGCCAATAGTGAACGAGTGAGCGATTGAGCATACCTTGGCTCTTATCTGAGTCACAGACTAAGGTCAGAGTTCAGGTAAATAGGGGTTAAACACACTGATCAAGAGAATTACAGTGGgcggttaaagggatagttcacccaaaaatgaaaattctcttatctacttaccctcatgccatcccagatgtgtatgacttacttccttcagcagaacacatcttctgtaggtccatacaatgcaagtgaatggtgaccagaactttgaatctcttaaaatcaaataaaagcagcgtaaaattaatccataagactccagtggttaaatccatgtcttcagaagtaatatgataggtgtgggtgagaaacagatcaatatttaagtccttttttactataaatctccacctttgatcagccccgaccagtaggtggtgatatgcacgaagaatgcgaatcgccaaaagacaaaataagaatttgaaagtgtaagtggagatttacagaaaaaaaggactaaaatattgatctgtttctcacccatacctatcatatcacttctgaagccatggattaaaccactggagttttatggattagttttacgctgcttttatgtgattttaagagattcaaagttctggtcaccattcacttgcattgtatggacctacagaagatgtgttctgctgaagaaagtaagtcatacacatctgggatggcatgagggtgagtaaatgatgagagaattttcattgttgggtgaactatccctttaaggactgaAACAACGTATCGGGtcagtaaaaatatatacagtctgCAAAGTCAAAAGGTTAAGGGAAAATGTTTTATGGTCAGAGAAGTGTTGGGAATTAAGAGAAGACAAATTCAAAGAAACAAAATGACAACCCTTTTTATAATAAATGAGacaaatatatgaaaaaatatataaaatggtaACTGGTCATTCGCTGGTTGAGGGCATCTCAttcaacctgtccatgttgacatgtGCCTAAATTGgcaagcttctaccaagtgacagatgaatttgcgccaaaatactgtagagtttaatTGGCTTTTCTCCTCCCTTTAAAAAGTTGTTAACTCAGAATAATttagcaaacacatagcaacagcctgacaaccacccacaacaccctggcaactgcatagcaacacactgaaaaatcactcagaacaagTTTGCAACTGCATAATAACACCCTGGCAagcactcaaaacaccctagcaaccgtatagcaacaCATGAAAAACACTCAGAAAAATCTAGCAACTATAtcacaacaccctggcaaccaaatagcaacacacacacacacacacacacacacacacacacacacacacacacacacacacacacacacacaaacaaaacactcaaaaaaaaaaacaatttagcaactgcatagcaacatcaAGAAAACcagccacaacaccctagcaacctcatagcaacacaAAAGAACACTCAGAACaatttagcaactgcataacaatgcacTGACAACCACCccaacaccctagtaaccgcatagcaacatgtcAAAACCACTCAGAAAAATGTAGCAACTGCAAAACAACACACTAGCAAAGgcataacaacacacaaaaacacttaaaacaatttagcaaatgcatagcaacaccttgataaccacccacaacaccctaacaactgcaaAGCAACACAAAACAACAGTAAGAACAATTAAGAAACCTCATAGAAACACCTTAGTAAACTCACAGTAACATGCCAGATAAACTCAGAATaatttagcaaccacatagcaacaccctgacaaccactCACAtcgccctagcaactgcatagcaacacaccaaGAAAATCATTTAGAACAAGTTAGCAGCTGCATAATAAGACTCAGGCAACAGCGCACaaccccctagcaaccacatagcgtAACACCAAAAAACACTCTtctgcaactgcatagcaacacacacaAAAGAACTCTCAGATCAATTTAGAAACCACATACCAACATTCTAAAAACCACCTacaccaccctagcaaccgtatagcaacaCAAAAGAACACTCAAAACTATTTAGCAATTGCAGAACACCCTGGTAAcccttcatttttaaatgaaatatttatttcactATTCTAAATgcaatattacatatttatttgcattttgttaTTTAGCCTAAATTTAGCATTGCTTTTTTTCCCCTGCTATCTGTGACCCTATCTGATCAGATTTGCATCCCATTTTTGGGTCATGATCCTCTAGTTGTGAACAATTGTGGTAGACCATCTTGGTCTTGTTAGTTAGGGCTGGTAGATCATCAAAAACCAACTTGACCACCATAAGGGTTTGAAAGCAATCCCAAACATATGTAAGAGTCTTTTAGAAAGAAATAACTATATACACTGCAATGCATTCATTGTTCAGTTCCCTTTAAATGCAATAATCAACAGAAATTTGATTCAGCACATGGCTCAACAGTTGGCACTATATTCAAGTGACAGAAAACAATGTATTCCATGAATACATGAAAAGAACAGAACATGttcagataaacagacagataacCTGCTACACACCTGTTGCCTTCAGTCACCGTTCCCGACCCAAATACAggtgacacaaacactctcaagAGAACTGCTGTCAGCTGCTGTCCACACTACCTGTACTAACGTCACTGACACTAAAAACTGTCCACACTCAATTATAAAGGTCTTTATGAgtggttttattgaaagtgatTGGAGTTTGTGATATGTACAGTCATTGTGTGGTCTTCTCACACATCTGTTCTTATTGTTCCATGATCTCAGTTCACTATATAAGAGCAGAAACAGAGACAAACAGGGCTGGACACAGTTGATGTTAAATATTCAGTTCTTTCAGTTCAATTTTAATGTTCTGTGATGTGTAAAGGTCTGTCTGCAATCCCATCCTCATGCCTGGAGAAGTGAGTATGATTGTGTGTGGAGAGATTGAGAAGCCAAATTGTGTTTAGATGTGAGTGTATCATGCAAGATATTCCAAGAACAGTCAGTTTGGTGTGATTTTTATCTGTGTGTCTTTCAGGGCAAAAGGCATGAGGGTTAAACTATCTCACCTGGCCGAAAAACAGGATTGGGGACACAAAAACAGGTAACACAACAGCTCGGGCCTGACTTTAGACTTTCAGTGGCTTAAAAAGTACTTGGGAAATAATTTACTGAACtgttttattaaagggacagttcacccaaaatcgaaaattctctcatcatttactcaccctcatgccatcccagatgtgtatgactttctttcttctgcagaacataaattaagatttgtagaatatttcagctctgttggtcctcacaatgcaagtcaacatggtccaaatctttgaagctcaaaaagcacataaaaaacataaaagtaatccataagactccagtggtttaatccaggtcttcagaaatgatatgataggtgtgggtgagaaacagatcaatcaaagtccttttttactataaatctccactttcactttcttcttttgtttttgtgattcacattatCCACGCATGTCGCCACCTACTACGcttggaggagaatttatagtaaaaaaggacttaaacattgaacTATTTCTTACACACGCCTAGCGTTTTGCTTCAGAACACATtagttaaaccactggagtcatgtggattacctttatgctgcctttatgtgcttattggagcttcaaagttttgttcaccatttaCTTGaactgtatggacctaaagagctgaaatattcttctaaaaatcttcatttgtgttctgcagaagaaagaaagtcatgcacatctgggatggcatgagcgtgagtaaatattgagagattttttaatttggggtgaactgttcatttaaataagaaaccgctccaaatgattcagctgCACAaacaaatcagactgaatcaattttattatacattataattacgttataaattattatatatatatatatatatatatatatatatatatatatatatatatatatatatatatatataaaattacaataatatattaattattacatAATCACTTTTTTTCTCTTTAGAGCTCACGAAGAAAAGCCGCCACAAGACCTGGAATCTCTGCTTAACAGCAAGAGTGAGAcgtctctcttttctttctttcatataaATCAATGGTTCGTAATATTTAAATTCAGTCTTTTCCTATAGTCTAGCTGAACACCATGTACCGTAATTCCTAGAATCATAAATTGGATTGTCAACACAGACAGTTTCATGAGCAATAACGttcatcatcattattttatATTCTTCAAACTCTCTTTCTCTGCAGTGGGCCTTCAGGCGTTCCGCTGGTTCCTGCGTTCAGAGTTCAGTGAGGAGAATCTGGAGTTCTGGTTGGCATGTGAAGATTACAAGAACTCCTCAGGCTCTAAACTGGCAGCAAAAGCCCAGAGCATCTACAACCAGTTCATCAACCCTGATGCGCCTCATGAGGTAAGAGCATAAAGAAGATACATCTTTAGCATTATTAAGATCTttagcattgtgacattattttcatgacagttaaacagactgttcagcaaaaaaaaaaaaaaaaaaaaaaaaaactgtcatcattaactcaccctcatgttgttccataccatATGACtttgaaaataaagtcacaatgtaAAACAACATCTAAATATTCCTATAAATAGGCCTCATAATCTTTTTTATTAAGGTGTAAAATGGACGTGTTTTTGAAAGGTTGTTTACTGAGAATCACCCTAGTTGTATATCGGATGACCTCTCAGTGGTTGTTCTGATGTTGTGTGGATGTTTGTCAGGTGAATTTGGACAGTGAGACCCGCGAATCATTAATGGACCTGGAGGCACCCACAGCAGACACGTTTGATGAAGCTCAGCACCGGATCTTCTCTCTCATGGCTAAAGATTCATTTCCACGTTTCATGCGTTCTTCATACTGTAAGCAGCCACTCAAAGCTCTGCAAAACACAACCTGCTATTAAACCTGTGGGTTATATAAttgtttaaagggaaagttcacccaaaaatgaaaattctgtcatcatttactcaccctcatgccatcccagatgtggatgactttccttcttctgccgaacacaattgaagatttttagaagaatatttcggctctgttggtccatacaatgtaagtgaatggtgaccagaacgttgaagctccaaaaagcacataaaggcatcataaaagtaatccataagactccagtggttaaatgcatgtGTTCTGAAGGGATATGAAaagtttggatgagaaacaggtcaatgttTAAGTAatgttttctataaatctccactttcactttcttcttttgtttttggcgatttgcattattcgtgcatatcgccacttactgggcagggtggagattgtaatcaaacttgaaatcatgattgtgcctaaagacagcaatggcaagatgttatatttatatatactgtatgtatgttatattttgttctgttctcaccctaAAATGATTagatcacttaagaagacatggattaaaccactggagtcatatggattacttttatgctccctttatatgctttttggagcttcaaagttctagtcaccattcacttgcattgtatggacctacagagctgaaaaattcttctaaaaatcttcctttgtgttctgcagaagaaagaaagtcatacacatctagaatggcatgagggtgagtaaatgatgacagaattttcatttttgagagaacCGTTCCTTTAATTACTCATAGCCTAGTTAACTGCGAATAGACATGAAAAGTtgtgtttatatacattaataaCGTGTTAGTTAGAGATTAGCATGTATTGTTTTTGCCTTCTGTTGTTTTTTAATCAAGTAGTCGCTCATTGGgcctttattatcattattactgaTGATTTAATAAAGTGAATTGTTTCCAAAGGGAGCTTTTGGGTTTTTTTTGCAATGAAAGCAAGTTGTCAGACAAAGACTGAGAGCCAATCAGAGGTCTGGCAAATGAAGGTGAACAAAAGAAATGAATTAGGCAGAGAATCACCACTTTCAGCCAACCCAGAGCAAGCAAAGCATCCTTGACGGCAGTGTGGATAACCTTTAGCTGGGATTTTACGCAATAAATCCTCACAGTGAATTACAAGCGGTGGAAAAATCTCACTAGTTTACGAGGTCAACACAATAGCAACGGAGAGGGGGTGGGCTGTGTGGGTGAGGCCATAAAAAACGTGTACAGTTATACAACTAACTAGAtgttttctaaagaaaaataagtggtgcttgcccatgcaaaacatgCCGCCATGGGTGTAAGATCACAAATAgttgtcattttatttataatgtaaaaattatctaaaaatagcCACATAAAGTGTCTACAGTCTGCAGTGTGCAAACATCAAACCACATTTCTTATCTTGCAAAGTCCATAAAATTTTACTGTCAAGCAATCAGTCTTTACAATATGGCTTCTAGCTCCACCTAGTGTCCATACAGGAAATTACACTGTTTGCATGTAAGCAGTTCATCGCATCTTAAGCTCCGAACGAGTTCTGGTGTGTTATTTGGATGATCCAGCAGCAGGTTTTGGGGGTCCTGATTTCCCACTCTTCCTCACTGGAGGTGTTCAGGACACTCAGTTTTTTATGCAAGGATGTGCTCGCCTTCTGTGTCACTTCCTGTTCAATCTTATTCCTGATGGCCACCTCCAAACCCTGCGGAAAACaacacaaattctaaatgttcttgTTTTAGGATTATACGTGTATCTTAAATTAAAGGAgacactacatggaatatttgaactttaaaaaaaaatcatttgtcacACCGTGGGACCATTTAAGTGAACTAGAAAAAAAGATAACGGATAGAAAACctgtttcagaacatataatatgCACTTTATACATAACTATACATATGTACACTATTTGTCATGCAAATAAAGCACATTAACtgggaaaaaaatgtaatcatagcTATGTATCAGAATATAGTCACACTAGTACAAAAAAAAGTGGCAGTTTGATATATTTTATGGTACTATATATTACCAATTTCATATACCATaatatttacatgacatttgaaggTTATGTCCAAAAATAACTGTATTTCCATGCtatgtgttaaaggtgcactctgtaagtttttcctgaataaaataaaataatgtaattttgaaacaaatatataaaatcatgagcacccacataagatgaagacatccagtcatatcagtaaccttttaaaagctgttttattttacatggagagggtcccctcatgggggcggccatgtttgatcacatgaccagccgaacgcTACTCGCTTCATCTCAGTTACTACCCttttattggacattttcactcttAAATTATGAGCTTGAATTACACTGCATCCCTgcagctaggtgtcagtgtaaatccaagagaagaaaaaaaaaacgactgagtgcacctttaaaaatagcacaaatgtattttttgtttaatacAGAAAAGAGGGGTTTAAAAAGGACTACACCCTCTAACACAGCAGATGTTTTACCTTCTTGAGTTTCTGTTGTTGGACCACTTGAGCTTTCTTGGGTGCGATTATTCTTCCTGTAATAAACGGAGTAAAGTGTCAGTCACGCGCATGCGCGTCGGAAATGCAGCCGCATGCTGCTAATGCAAAGCCTCTATTTAAAGCTCACAACAGGTCTGTTTACAAAGGCACGAATGTTTTTACCTCCTTTCTTGAGTCCTTTGGGGTTGTTCTGTTTATTCTTTGCTCCTCCAGGTCGCTGCTCTTTACATTTCTGTTTGCCTTGAGCCATTGCGATGGTATAATAACATCCTGAAGCTGAATGATGTGAGAAATAGAATAAAAGTCCTTGACTTTCCTTAGggtgaaatgtaaaataaaagtcaTCTCTCACAGCGCAGAATATGCAGTTCATTACACCGAACATGGTTTTGTGTACATCTgtgcagtttttttaattttttattgttttctatgtaaacacgggCTAAATGGTAGGGCTGGGAAACacactttgttttgaagcaaaaaagtatttgacaaTCAGActtaaagacaaaggtacaagactatgTACCTACcggcacgaactacaatcccatgaagcattgcaaatgtcaTAATCGAATATAAAAAGACTGAAATATATACAACTATTGATGTTAGGTTTTTGATAATAAGCATAGAAACGATACAGTTTACATTTATTGCGAAATATTCTGatgaatacaaatatataagtagtttgagacgactcattggtgtctttcacagtgcatcatgggagtgggcggtcacttcTGGGCTTTcttggccgcagttctctgattggttgatctttctctgctggaccattgGTAGTGTAGTTTTTCCACCAGGAacatgatttttaatttttttgtaatttctccccaatttggaatgccaaattcccaatgcactcaaagtcctcatggtggcgtagtgactcgcctcaatccgggtggcggaggacgaatctcagttacctccacgtctgagaccgtcaatccgcgcatctcatcacgtggcttgttgagcgcgttatcgcggagacctagcgcatgtggaggtttcatgctattctccgcggcatccacacaactcaccgagagcgagaaccacattatagcgaccacgaggaggttaacccaacgtgactctaccctccctagcaactgggccaattggttgcttaggaagcctgactggagtcactcagcacaacctggattcaaactcacaactccaggtgtgatagtcagcatctttacttgctgagctacccaggcccagaaacacaatttttaaagaatgaagttgaaataacacagacggatggcttcaatggaagcatataccatcgatgaacaacctcagagctcacagttggtctgtctttaaaggtttacaagttTTCGGTCAAAATGTATGAATTCGTCAATAGAAAAATTAATGGGATATTTACTTCCGGAACCTGACTGTTAGGCTCTATTACTGGGaccagcttttcttttttttgtgtaatctgaTGTAAAGAAGCACAACTTATGATacccagtgttgtcagatttaactgctggtttaaaatatgttctttgattgcaaTCTTGGCCaaacgttttggagatttcggtctttccacattcaagtagatatgagctgtactttcatgccgcttgtatccatagaaaacagCTGCCCGGGAGTGTTCCCAAGATGACCGCCgattggactgacttgccttgaaagggactttggtttaATTCATACATATTATATCAAACGAACAACAGGTATTTATCTTCACCGTGGCTTTATTCATAATAAAAAGTGCCACATTTTGAAAGGTCAAGCATGCCACAATATGTTCCCATCAGTATATTTCTGATCTGTTCAGATGATCAGTAGTCTTTGATATCAAATAAAAGGTAGGCACTTTTGAACAGGACAGCACAGGTTTTAAATAAGGTGTCTGCTGAGAAACATGGATCTTAATGCACGATAAAAGCCCACAGCAACACAATAAATTAATACGCATGAACAGTCACAGTCTCCATTCACATCCACCAATCACAGGCCTTGATTTGTTCAAATTACCAAATGAGTAAATTAATCCCATTGGAGAAGAGGCAGGATTACAGTAATACTGGGGTTTGGAGAGCAGAGAAACCATTTTAATTCACTACAGTGGAATTTGTTTTTCTATCTTATAATCATGATTCTCCGTGAAGAATTCAATAAAGAGACTTAAACTGGGAAACCAGGCTTAATACAGTGGCTATGAAGAATCTTTCAGATGTATCTTACATGCACTGATGTCAAATTACTGTTTTTGAAGGCCTGATCCATCAtccactattactattattatatattttggtACTGGGAGTTACTGTAACCAATATCATGAATAGTAAAATGCTTTATCTGAATTTGTTGAGGAGCTTGAAGATGAGTTTGTTAGGAGAATTTTTTACTCTACAGATCTTCATGTAGAGTCTACATCAGCCATATAAATCAAGTATACACCTTAatttacaccaatcagccacaacatttattgcccaatattgtgtaggtccccctcgtgctgccaaatcagcgccaacccgcatctcagaatagcattctgatattatattcttctcaccacaattgtacagagtggttatctgagttaccgtagactttgtcagtttgaaccagtctggccattctctgttgacctctctcatcaacaaggcgtttccatacacagaactgccgctcactggatgttttttgtttttggcaccattcggagtaaattctagagactgttgtgtgtgaaaatcccagaaatactcaaaccagcccatctgacaccaacaatcatctatgtgattatctaatcagccaatcgtgtggcagcagtgcattgtataaaatcatgcagatatgggtcaggagcttcagttaatgttcacatcaaccatcagaatggggaaaaatgtgacctcagtgattttgaccgtggcatgattgttggtgtcagatgggctggtttgagtatttctgtaactgctgatctcctgggattttcacgcacaacagtctcta is a window of Myxocyprinus asiaticus isolate MX2 ecotype Aquarium Trade chromosome 8, UBuf_Myxa_2, whole genome shotgun sequence DNA encoding:
- the si:ch211-196h16.12 gene encoding regulator of G-protein signaling 5 isoform X1, translating into MCKGLSAIPSSCLEKAKGMRVKLSHLAEKQDWGHKNRAHEEKPPQDLESLLNSKMGLQAFRWFLRSEFSEENLEFWLACEDYKNSSGSKLAAKAQSIYNQFINPDAPHEVNLDSETRESLMDLEAPTADTFDEAQHRIFSLMAKDSFPRFMRSSYCKQPLKALQNTTCY
- the si:ch211-196h16.12 gene encoding regulator of G-protein signaling 21 isoform X2, which translates into the protein MRVKLSHLAEKQDWGHKNRAHEEKPPQDLESLLNSKMGLQAFRWFLRSEFSEENLEFWLACEDYKNSSGSKLAAKAQSIYNQFINPDAPHEVNLDSETRESLMDLEAPTADTFDEAQHRIFSLMAKDSFPRFMRSSYCKQPLKALQNTTCY
- the c8h19orf53 gene encoding LOW QUALITY PROTEIN: leydig cell tumor 10 kDa protein homolog (The sequence of the model RefSeq protein was modified relative to this genomic sequence to represent the inferred CDS: deleted 1 base in 1 codon); this encodes MFGVMNCIFCAVRDDFYFTFHPKESQGLLFYFSHHSASGCYYTIAMAQGKQKCKEQRPGGAKNKQNNPKGLKKGGRIIAPKKAQVVQQQKLKKGLEVAIRNKIEQEVTQKASTSLHKKLSVLNTPVRKSGKSGPPKPAAGSSK